In one Candidatus Zixiibacteriota bacterium genomic region, the following are encoded:
- a CDS encoding PorV/PorQ family protein has protein sequence MRSLSSTLVSLTVVTVACLIVSPPANSVLVVDGLFMLKNDHGARASGMGAAVVAIGSDANGIAYNPAAAVGLDKFTASFGHTVHWENIRMESAFFGTGLSTNLYLHGGIRYGADDDIEKRGTVPTADPEALFDAHDISFKAGLAYRVSPRYSVGAAMGWFIEEIEGYRGSAFNIDLGAQAKINQQINLGASVTNLGSSFTITKANQRGSNDIPLPTAWRVGGSYLYRSYYRGALELVYADDEMHAHFGAEAQLHKMLDLRTGYMAGYDTKNFTAGTSFRYRNIVIDYAFVPFTSNLGTSHLFNITFSL, from the coding sequence ATGAGATCACTGAGCTCAACCCTTGTATCACTGACTGTCGTGACCGTCGCATGTTTGATAGTGTCGCCGCCTGCCAATTCCGTTTTGGTGGTCGATGGATTGTTCATGCTGAAAAACGACCACGGCGCCCGCGCTTCCGGCATGGGCGCGGCGGTGGTGGCGATAGGTTCCGATGCCAACGGCATTGCCTACAATCCGGCAGCGGCGGTGGGGCTGGACAAATTCACGGCATCGTTCGGACATACCGTTCACTGGGAGAACATCCGGATGGAATCCGCCTTTTTCGGCACCGGACTCTCGACAAATCTATACTTGCACGGCGGCATCCGCTATGGTGCGGACGATGACATCGAAAAACGCGGCACCGTCCCCACGGCGGACCCGGAGGCGCTCTTTGATGCCCACGATATTTCCTTCAAAGCCGGCCTGGCCTACCGTGTCTCGCCCAGGTATTCGGTCGGCGCGGCCATGGGTTGGTTTATAGAAGAAATCGAAGGCTACCGAGGCAGCGCCTTTAATATCGATCTGGGCGCCCAGGCCAAAATCAACCAGCAAATCAATCTGGGCGCTTCGGTGACAAATCTGGGGTCCAGCTTCACCATCACCAAAGCCAACCAGCGCGGTTCCAACGACATTCCGCTGCCGACGGCCTGGCGGGTCGGTGGTAGCTATCTCTATCGGAGTTATTATCGCGGCGCGCTTGAGTTGGTGTATGCCGATGACGAGATGCATGCACACTTTGGAGCAGAGGCGCAGTTGCATAAAATGCTCGATCTCCGCACCGGATACATGGCCGGCTACGACACCAAAAACTTCACGGCCGGGACGTCGTTTAGATATCGCAACATAGTGATCGACTATGCCTTCGTGCCGTTTACATCCAATTTGGGAACATCACACCTTTTCAATATTACTTTTTCATTGTAG